Proteins co-encoded in one Phoenix dactylifera cultivar Barhee BC4 unplaced genomic scaffold, palm_55x_up_171113_PBpolish2nd_filt_p 002362F, whole genome shotgun sequence genomic window:
- the LOC120109550 gene encoding leucine-rich repeat receptor-like serine/threonine/tyrosine-protein kinase SOBIR1 yields MVTLLPLPVIFLSLITSCNGSRSIRSPNKSFIKTTMFYTPAEKSSVPSSDQKFHINPIGVAVGFLTPILLFLCWLAVRYWRRNKSCNKVGDDSRPTLFTPMIRSIDLSFLEKLEQGGLQLEIVGRGGCGEVYKAELRNGVRRMKIAIKRIMQPAIDAGELCEGETKFLNLQMQQIRSEIQTVGQLGHPNILPLLAHVSRPNCHYLVYEFMKNGSLHDALKGASDGSKNLEWPIRYKIALGVAAGLEYLHIARRPRIFHRDLKPANILLDDDLNARISDFGLAKLVPDSIRSARRSKVAGTIGYIAPEYYQTLMFTDKCDVYSFGVVLAVLVSGKFPTDEFFQGTDELCIVKWVRNAIRSDDPRVAIDRKLLGNGFEEQMLLVLKIACFCTYDDPMERPNSRDIHCMLSQIKH; encoded by the coding sequence ATGGTCACCCTTCTTCCTCTGCCTGTCATCTTCCTCTCTCTAATCACCTCTTGTAATGGTAGCAGGAGTATTAGAAGTCCAAACAAAAGCTTCATCAAAACCACCATGTTTTACACACCTGCAGAGAAATCAAGTGTTCCTTCATCGGATCAGAAATTTCATATCAATCCTATAGGAGTTGCAGTTGGTTTTCTAACACCTATCCTTTTGTTTCTATGCTGGTTGGCTGTAAGATATTGGAGGAGGAACAAAAGCTGTAACAAAGTTGGTGATGACTCTCGGCCGACATTATTCACCCCAATGATCAGGTCCATTGATCTCTCCTTCTTGGAAAAGCTGGAACAAGGTGGCCTCCAGTTGGAGATCGTTGGTCGTGGGGGGTGCGGCGAGGTCTACAAAGCTGAGTTACGCAATGGAGTGAGAAGAATgaagattgcaatcaagaggATAATGCAACCAGCAATTGATGCAGGAGAGCTCTGTGAAGGGGAAACCAAATTCCTGAACCTTCAGATGCAGCAAATCAGATCAGAAATCCAAACAGTTGGTCAACTGGGACACCCAAATATTCTGCCTCTCTTAGCTCATGTGTCACGGCCAAACTGCCACTACCTTGTCTACGAGTTCATGAAAAATGGAAGCTTGCATGATGCCCTCAAGGGTGCTTCCGATGGATCGAAAAACCTGGAATGGCCGATCCGATATAAAATCGCACTTGGTGTTGCTGCCGGCCTTGAGTATCTTCATATAGCACGTAGGCCACGCATATTTCATAGAGATTTGAAACCTGCAAACATATTGCTTGACGATGATCTAAATGCTCGGATCTCCGACTTCGGGCTTGCGAAATTGGTGCCAGACTCGATCAGGAGTGCAAGGAGATCGAAGGTGGCAGGAACGATAGGTTACATCGCACCTGAATATTATCAGACGCTGATGTTTACCGATAAATGTGATGTATACAGCTTTGGGGTGGTTCTTGCAGTACTGGTCAGTGGCAAGTTTCCAACTGATGAATTCTTTCAGGGAACAGATGAGTTGTGCATTGTGAAATGGGTTCGGAATGCGATCAGGTCAGATGACCCGAGGGTGGCCATAGACCGGAAGCTGTTGGGGAATGGGTTCGAGGAGCAGATGCTGCTGGTTTTGAAAATTGCTTGCTTTTGTACTTATGATGATCCAATGGAAAGGCCAAATAGCAGGGATATCCATTGTATGCTATCTCAAATTAAGCATTAA